In Oceanobacillus sp. FSL K6-2867, one DNA window encodes the following:
- a CDS encoding thioredoxin family protein has protein sequence MHLNQWFEKGMNPDAYIESMEKNKEDLLHIYDHFSLPADDAFFNKIHEKNLRVIVLTEDWCGDAMLNIPILLKLSEAANMQVQMLLRDQNLELMDQYLTNGKARSIPIFIFMNENGEEIAKWGPRAEELQQFVDHSRASLPPQDAEDYDEKAKEMYLFISKSYRDNHDFWIAVYNSLKKALKNT, from the coding sequence ATGCATCTAAATCAATGGTTTGAAAAAGGTATGAATCCAGACGCTTATATTGAATCAATGGAAAAAAACAAAGAAGATTTGCTGCATATTTATGACCATTTTTCCTTACCTGCTGATGACGCATTTTTTAATAAAATTCATGAAAAAAACCTGCGCGTCATTGTTTTGACAGAGGATTGGTGTGGTGACGCCATGCTGAATATCCCGATTTTATTAAAGCTATCCGAAGCTGCAAACATGCAGGTTCAGATGCTCTTGCGTGATCAAAATTTAGAATTAATGGATCAATATTTAACAAACGGCAAAGCACGCTCTATTCCTATTTTTATATTTATGAATGAAAATGGAGAAGAAATCGCAAAATGGGGCCCGCGTGCCGAAGAGCTCCAACAATTTGTCGACCATTCTCGAGCTTCTCTGCCACCGCAGGATGCAGAAGATTACGATGAAAAGGCTAAGGAAATGTATCTGTTTATATCAAAGTCATACCGTGATAATCATGACTTTTGGATTGCCGTGTATAACAGTTTAAAGAAAGCCTTAAAAAACACATAG
- a CDS encoding potassium channel family protein, whose amino-acid sequence MSIRFIKYIYFRLPTAVKLLITVFLLMTFFGTVIHLFEPSQFPTIFDGIWWAFVTGATVGYGDYIPLTPAGRIIAILLILTGGGLIAFYITSLSSATVKHEQDLESGRLPFKGSNHFIFIGWNERTKQLIHIASKNYPATRIVLIDRTLRQLTFQEYPVHFIHGDASEDAILEKANIKYAACVLITSELNKSERQADNYTILSTIAIRGNNNQIPIVAEILSKIQIENALRAGATTIIRSNEFMSGLFFHELSHAKTATPFEDIIQLLTQQQFAHLQLPSELDGKSFLHVSNQLLQQGYLTLGYIRDEKYYIHPNANHTLLGNDILISITCW is encoded by the coding sequence ATGAGTATTCGCTTTATTAAATATATATATTTTCGTTTACCGACTGCTGTTAAGCTGCTGATTACTGTTTTTTTACTAATGACTTTCTTCGGAACTGTGATTCATTTATTTGAACCATCACAATTCCCCACAATATTTGATGGCATTTGGTGGGCTTTTGTTACAGGCGCAACAGTCGGCTACGGTGATTATATCCCCCTAACCCCAGCCGGTAGAATCATTGCCATACTATTGATTCTGACTGGTGGCGGTTTGATCGCCTTTTATATTACTTCTTTATCTAGTGCAACGGTCAAACATGAGCAGGATCTTGAAAGTGGAAGACTTCCATTCAAAGGGAGCAATCACTTCATCTTTATCGGTTGGAATGAGCGCACCAAACAATTAATTCATATCGCCTCTAAAAACTACCCAGCAACACGAATCGTTCTCATTGACCGAACACTGCGCCAGCTAACCTTCCAGGAATATCCTGTCCATTTTATTCATGGAGATGCAAGCGAAGACGCAATATTAGAGAAGGCTAATATTAAATATGCTGCCTGCGTTCTAATTACTTCAGAATTAAATAAAAGCGAACGACAAGCAGACAATTATACGATCCTGTCAACAATTGCAATCCGTGGCAATAATAATCAGATACCAATCGTTGCCGAAATTTTGTCCAAGATACAAATTGAAAATGCTTTACGAGCTGGTGCAACAACTATTATCCGCTCAAATGAGTTTATGAGTGGTTTGTTTTTTCATGAGTTAAGCCATGCAAAAACCGCTACTCCTTTTGAGGATATCATACAGCTGTTGACACAACAGCAATTTGCTCATTTACAGCTGCCTAGTGAATTGGATGGAAAATCTTTCTTGCATGTTTCCAATCAGCTATTACAGCAAGGTTATTTGACACTTGGATATATTCGAGATGAAAAATATTATATACATCCTAACGCAAACCACACTTTACTGGGAAATGACATATTAATCTCTATCACATGCTGGTAA
- the yugI gene encoding S1 domain-containing post-transcriptional regulator GSP13 encodes MTSKFEAGQIIDGKVTGIQPYGAFVALDEENQGLVHISEITHGYVKDINEHLTVGDDVKVKVMNVDEANNKVSLSIRATEEAPKKQPAKEKKAQPTFQQDNDSAGFNTLKEKLQEWIDQSAKK; translated from the coding sequence ATGACAAGCAAATTTGAAGCTGGTCAAATTATAGACGGAAAAGTTACAGGTATACAGCCATATGGAGCATTTGTTGCTTTAGATGAAGAGAATCAAGGGTTAGTCCACATTTCAGAAATCACACATGGTTATGTAAAAGATATCAATGAGCATTTAACTGTTGGTGATGATGTAAAAGTTAAAGTAATGAACGTGGACGAAGCGAATAACAAAGTATCCCTTTCTATCCGTGCTACAGAAGAAGCACCTAAAAAGCAGCCTGCGAAAGAGAAAAAAGCACAACCTACTTTCCAACAAGACAATGATTCAGCAGGATTCAACACACTTAAAGAAAAGCTTCAAGAGTGGATTGATCAATCAGCAAAGAAATAA